The Apibacter raozihei DNA segment CAGGGCTTTAATTTCAGAGCGTCTCCAAAGCATCCGCAATCTGTAACTACATTATAATAAGCCGAATAAAACGTTAAAAAAGAAAAGAAAATGATTAAAATAAGCAATGAGTATATAGTTAACTTTTTTAAAATGCCCAGCAATAAAAATACTCCTAACATTACTTCTAATATAACAAAAACTATGGACATAGGTAGGGCTAAATTATGCAATACCGATATATCGAATACACTCGGTCCAAAATACTCTTCTAATTTATAGGAAAATCCAATGGGATCTATTACTTTAACGAAGCCGGAGATAATAAATATTATTCCCACCACAATTCTTACTAAATTTGTTATATATTTCATACACTTATTTTTGGCTTTTTTCGTCTATCAATATTAAAGCAAATACTGCATAATTTAGTATGTCATTATAATTTGCTTCTAAACCTTCTGAAACTAATGTTTTCCCTTCATTATCTTCGATTTGTTTAATTCTGAGCAACTTTTGCAGAATCATATCTGTTATTGAGCTAATACGCATTTCTCTCCAGGCTTCACCATAATCATGGTTTTTATTATTCATTAATTCCTTTGCTTCAGAAATTTTAATATCATAAAATTCAAGAGCTTTTGTAGAGTTTATATCCGGTTGCTCTACCACACCTTTTTCAAGTTGAATAAGAGCTATAGCTGAATAATTAATTATAGCTATAAATTCACCCTCTATATTTTCATCAATTTTTTGCTCTCCTTTTTGCTGAATGGTACGTATACGGTTAGCTTTTATATAAATTTGATCTGTTAAAGAAGGTAATCTCAAAATTCTCCATGCAGCTCCATAATCGGACAATTTATTTTCAAATAATTTTCTACATATTGAAATTACAGAATCAAATTGTTGGGAAGTATTTTTCATGTTTTTTTTATTCACTACAAAAATACTATTTCACAACATATTTTCCTAAAGGTAATCTATCAATTATCCATAATATTAAAACTGATAAAAATAAGGTAAAGAGAAAAGTTGCTGGTATAGATAGATAAGGGTTAAATGTATAATAAGCCAAACCTATCTTTGCAGAGATATCTATCATAAGAACATGAATCAGATATATACCATAACTATATTTACTGATAAAACTTAAAAATCTGTTTTTTTTGTTGAAAAATGGAATTGTTTTAAAAATAATAAAAATTGAAATTGCTTGTATAATATCCCAAGGCTTATAATTTTCTGTGAGAACCCCGTTTTTTACAGAAGATAAATAGGTGTCTAAGCTAATAAGAAGACATGAAAAAAAGTATACAAAAAATAAAATAATTTTATTTCTATTATTAATATTTAGCTTAGTTGTAAATAGAAAATAACCTAGTACAAAAAATCCTAAAAATTGTGAAAAAAAAGATAAATCAACAGATGTTTTTAAATATACAAACGGAAAATAATTAATCAAAACAGCAAATGCACAAATACATAAAAAATAAATTTGT contains these protein-coding regions:
- a CDS encoding acyltransferase; the encoded protein is MDKNKDNKIPLIWIENLRAIAAMAVVLLHVSAQMIYSFGNVPDSQWWAANLYESFTRFCVPVFLMITGALTLGKPYKLTDFLKKRFTRILIPFLFWSLIYIMYNLSREFFKFHRTFDLEFVKYSLEYGWNKLAFGAGYHMWYIYLLISLYLIHPVINKWLLNSNRKEQIYFLCICAFAVLINYFPFVYLKTSVDLSFFSQFLGFFVLGYFLFTTKLNINNRNKIILFFVYFFSCLLISLDTYLSSVKNGVLTENYKPWDIIQAISIFIIFKTIPFFNKKNRFLSFISKYSYGIYLIHVLMIDISAKIGLAYYTFNPYLSIPATFLFTLFLSVLILWIIDRLPLGKYVVK
- a CDS encoding DUF1599 domain-containing protein is translated as MKNTSQQFDSVISICRKLFENKLSDYGAAWRILRLPSLTDQIYIKANRIRTIQQKGEQKIDENIEGEFIAIINYSAIALIQLEKGVVEQPDINSTKALEFYDIKISEAKELMNNKNHDYGEAWREMRISSITDMILQKLLRIKQIEDNEGKTLVSEGLEANYNDILNYAVFALILIDEKSQK